A segment of the Geoanaerobacter pelophilus genome:
TCAAGGCCCTTTTTGCCTGAAGCTCTTCGGTAACATCGGTCATCATTACCTGGAGACAGGGGATGGTCCCCAGGTTCACCACATCGGAGGAGTAGAGAATATCCATTGGTTCGCCGGTCTTCTTTCGCAGTTGGATGGCCCGATTGATGACCAGACCATGATCCCTGATTACCTTGAGGATATCCCCAAACACGTCATGCCGGGTATACAGGTCCAGGTCGGACAGGTATCTGCCGATGCCTTCGTTCTGGTCGAAGCCGAAGAGCTGTAGCCAGGCATTGTTGACTTCCAGCAGGCGGTCGTTGGCAATTTCCCAGATACCGATGGCGATCGGCGAATTGTCGAAGATACTCCGGAAACGGCTCTCGCTCCGCCTGAGGTCTGCTTCGGCCGCCAGCAGTGCCTTCGTTTCTTGAAGCCGTTCTTCGGCAATAAGTGCTGCTGCCGATGCTTGAGCCTCGCGTTGCCGGGCCTGATCAAGACGGTCATGGGTGTAGCTGAAAAGCAACCCCATGATCAGGAAGACAACGACTGAAAAGAGATTGTTGAGCGGTTTGCCGGCAAAAGAGAGTTGTGGGGGGATGAAGAAATAAACCACCAGCAAGGCCGATACCACGGTCGAGACGATGCCGACCTGTTTTCCGCCGATGCGCGAACTGAAATAGACCGTAGGGTAGAAAAGAAACCAGACAAACGGCTTGAAGGTATCCCACAAAAGCCACTGCAGGCAGCAGGTGACGAAGGGAAGTACCAGGGCCGGCACAATGTACCTGGTCGTATATGGTTCTGATTTCATAGACAGGCCCGGTTTAGCTGTGCTTACTGCTTACGCCAGGGGATTGTACACTGCAATAGGAATGGTTTCTGTCGGGAAACCTTGATGACGTGAATGTTTTTTTATTAATTTGTTAGCTTGTGGGGGTGATCCCTTGCTGCAGGGCGAATTTTACCAGGGTGGGGATATTGGTAATGTTGAGTTTCTTCATGAGCCTGCTGCGGTAGGTTTCAACGCTTTTGGCCGACAGATCCAGAATCGTGGCGATTTCCGCGCTGGTCCGGCCCTCGACCACGTGTTGCAGGATCTGTCGTTCGCGGTCGCTAAGGCTGTCGAGCGGACCTTTGGGTATGGTGAGGATATCACGGATCGAGACTCTCGAAGGGAGTTCAATCCCGGCTCCGAGAAAACTCTTGCCGTTCATGACCGTCTGGATCGCGGTAATCACCTCGCTGCCGAGCGATTCTTTCAGGAGGTATCCTTTGGCACCGGCGCGGATCGACCGGAACACGTGTTCATGGGTATTGTGCATCGAGAGCATGATGACCCGCGTCCCCGGCAGCTTCTGGGTAATGGTCCGGCAGGCCTCGATGCCGTTCAGCGCCGGCATGGAGATATCCATCAGGATGACATCCGGCTGCAGCGCCTCTGCTTGGCTGATTGCGGCATTGCCATCGGCGGCATTGCCGACGACAGCCATATCCATATCGGTCTCAAGGATCATCTTGAGCCCATCGCGCACGATGGCATGGTCATCGGCAATCAAGATTCTGATGGCCATCTATGCCTCCTCCTTCAGCATGACCCGGACGGTCGTTCCTCTGCCCGGTGCCGAGTCCATTGCAAAGTGGCCGTTAATCGATTGCGCCCGCTCCTGCATGATGGTCAGGCCCCAGCCGGAGTTTCCCAGGCGTTGTAATTCTTGACCGACATCGAAACCGATGCCGTTGTCGCTCACAGACATCCGGATCGTACCGTCTTTCCTGGCCAACGACAGTCTGAGGGTGGTGGCAGCGGCGTATTTCGACGCATTGTTCATCGCCTCCTGAGCAATGCGCAAGAGCGCCAGCTCTTTTTCCGGGGCCATTCTTTCCAGGTTGTCTGCCAGATCCAGTTCAACAGCGAGTCCGGTGCGCTTGGTAAAGATTTCCGCGTGCCAGTTGAGCGCCGCGGCAAGACCGAAATAGTCCAGCACCGGCGGCCGCAGCTCGGCCATGATATCCCTGACCGACCGGATGATCTCTTCAAGAAAGGCCTGGGTATCTTTGATCCTGTCTGCCAGACCGTTGCGTGCCTCATCCGGCAGCAGGCGGGTGATCATGGCGATATCGAGGCCGAGGGCAGTCAGGTCCTGGCAGATCTGGTCATGCAGTTCAGATGCGAGCTTTTTCCGAATCTCCTCTTCCTGTTCAAGAAGGCGCTGTATGTAGCGGCGGATTGTTTCCTCGATTTTTTTCCGGTCAGTAATGTCACGCCCGACTGACTGAATTTCCCGCAGCTGTCCCTGGTCGTCGTAAAACCCCCGGTTGGCGAACTGCATCCAACGGAGTTCTCCCGAAGCGACATAAGCCCGGTTTTCAATAACAACAATCGGATTGGCAGGAGACATGGCCCGCAATTGCGCCTCGATCGCCGGGATATCGTCGGGGTGGGCAGAAGGTTGCCAGCGGTTGCCGATCAGCTCTTCCGGGGTTTTGTCGAACAAGCGGCAATAGACCTCATTGGCGAAGATAAAGGTGCCATCTGGAAGAAACCGGCAGATAACTTCTGTCTGGTCCTCCACAACGGTTCGATAACGATTTTCGCTCTCCTGAAGGGTCAGTTCGATTCGTTTCCGCTCAGAAATGTCGGAGATGGTGCCGAGCATCCGCAACGGTTGGCCGTCCGGATCGCGCTCGACCACTCTGCCGCGGGTAAGAACCCATTTGTCCTGACCGTCTCCGGCAATCATGCGGAATTCGGCGCGATAATCCGCCGTCTCTCTCTGAAGGTGCCGGTCAATGACCTCATTGACCTGGGGGCGGTCATCGGGATGGATTAGGGAGAGAAAGAATTGCCGATCGGGAGTGATCTGGCCTGGGGAATACCCGACAATTTCGTAGTACTTCGGGCTCAGGTAGGCCAGTCCGGTGCGCAAGTCCCAGTCCCAGACACCATCGTTTACGCTTTGCAGAACGAGGTTCAGTCGCTCTTCGCTGGCCAAGGCTTCTTGCCAGGCCTTTTTCATCTGTGCCACGTAGTGACGCATGAGATAATAGATGACAACTGCCGAAGTGGAGACAAATAACCAGCCTTTGAGCGTGTGCAGTGCTAGCCGAAAACCACGATCCGGGAGCAAAAAGACGGCTGCGTCTGAAAAAAGGATCCACACTATGCTGATGATCAGGTAGATCAGCGCTACTCGTTTCTCCGGCCTGAGGTTTTTGTAATCGCGGTGAAGATGTCCCATTACTCTCCATTTCCCGTTGATAGCAGATCTCTTTGTTGGATCGGGAACCGTAAAGCAAAATTCGACCCGCTGCAAGAACTCCTTAAGTAGATGCCTTGGGGAATAGCCCTCAGCAATCAGGCCATCCCATGGCCAGCTCTACTGTGAACACCGTACCCTGACCGACTTTGCTCTCGATCCTGATATTGCCGTGGTGCTCTTCGACAATCCTCTGCACGATCGACAGTCCGAGTCCGGTTCCTGCGCTTTTCCTTGTGAAGAACGGCTCAAAGAGCCGAGGGATATCCTCTTCAGGGATGCCCGGCCCGGTGTCGGCAACCGTAATACCTGCGCAGTCAGCAGTACAGAAGGTGCCGATCGTTATCCTGCCTCCTGGGGCGACAGCCTCTAAGGCATTGCCCAGGAGGTTGAGCAGCAGTTGCCTGACCTGGTCGGCATCGAACGGAAACAGGGGGATCGGTTGACATGATGCCGTGAGCTCAACCCCCTGCTTTTCACACGCCTTTCTGAACAGCACCAACCCCTCCTGGACCGCCGCATTGAGATCCGACCGGACAAAGCTGGCCCTGGGTGGCGAGGAATAGGAGAGCAGTGACGAAATAAGCCGTTCGACCCGTTCGGTCTCTGTCAGGGCGTGGCCAATCATCAGCTGTGTGTTTGGATCAAGGCCGGGCCGGTCGTGCAGGTCATCGAGCAGCAGGGTGATTCCGGTGAGCGGGTTTCTGATCTCATGGGCAATACCTGCAGAGATCTTGCCCAGGGATGCCAGCCGGTCCATGCGGGTCATCTCCTCACGCATCCGCTCTTTCTCGGTTTCGTCGCGCATGGTGACGGTTAGACCCCGGCTGGCTTCCGGCCCGATCGGGAAGATCCCGACGTCCAGGTGTCTGGTGCTGCCATTGGTGTCGATGGTGACCGGCAAGCGACCGTAGCCGCTCTTGCTGTGCAGAGTTTGTTCGATCCTTGCGGAGATTGCCGGCATGGTGCGGAAAATGTCCTGGAAATGAGCACCCGGACCATCGTTCATGCCGATCATTTTGCTACCGTTCCGATTGATCGAGATCAGGATTCCCGAAGGGGAAAAAGCCAGGATGCCACTGGAGATACTTTCCAGGATGCTCTCCTTGAAGTCGCGCTCCTCGATGATCTCGGTGCGTGAGTGTTGTAACTGTGACAGCGTATCCATGAGGCTGCTGTTTCGGCTTTCCAGCTCATCGGCCATCCGGTTGAAGTCTTCGGCCAGTTCCCCCAACTCGTCGCGGGTCTTGACCTCAACCCGCTTGGAGCTGTTGCCTTCGGCAATGCTTCGTGCCTGTGTCGTCAGTAGTGACAGGGGGTGAGTGACCCCGCGGGATATCAGCCAGGCCGCGGCAACGGCGAACAGGCAGGTGGTGATGAGAATGAAGGCGCTTTCGGTAAGGTGTTCTCGAAGCCGGTTGGCGATGATCCCCATTGCTGTCCGGGCCGGCTCGTGAAAAAGGTCGGTCTGGAAGCCGATGGTGACGCCGCCGAAAATACCGCTTTTTTGATAGACTCCGCTGCGGTACGGAATGGGGGCAAAGGCCATAACCTTGCGCGCCCCGCCGACATTGGTGACATCAACGAATCCGCTTTTTTGCTGCCGGGCAAGCGAGGCAACCACCGGATAATTGGGGTGGATGAACCCGGCATGGTCGAGGTTGTAGGGGATTCTCCCCGTCTCGATGTCGGCTTTTGATGAAGTGGCGCTATATGGTGGCACCAGGATGCCATTACGATCCACCCCCCGGATGTCCCAGAATTTCGGGTGGGTGATCATCCACCCCTCGTCGTCAAACATGAAGGCGTAGTTGCCGCTGCGGTACGACGGGAAAACCGTCTCGCCGACCTTTCCCGGCAGTACGTGCTGGGTGAACTCCATCAGGTGCCGGTGGTCAAGGGAGAGCACGATCAGACCGGTGCGCCTGCCGTCTGCGGCGAAAAGCGGGGCGCAGAAGCGGATCACCCCCCGGTATTCCTTGCCGCCAACCGCCTCTTCCGGTTCTTTGGCACCGGCAAGCTGCTCCTCCTTGCTGACATGGAAGCCGGTGAGATGGCTGACATGGATTTCGCCCGGCTTGAGCTGTGCCGAGTCGCGAAAATAGGTCTCCGAGCGGAACTCGGTCTGTGCCGGATCGGAGACGTCTGCCAGCTGTGCTTGCGGCAGCAGCTTGCC
Coding sequences within it:
- a CDS encoding response regulator transcription factor → MAIRILIADDHAIVRDGLKMILETDMDMAVVGNAADGNAAISQAEALQPDVILMDISMPALNGIEACRTITQKLPGTRVIMLSMHNTHEHVFRSIRAGAKGYLLKESLGSEVITAIQTVMNGKSFLGAGIELPSRVSIRDILTIPKGPLDSLSDRERQILQHVVEGRTSAEIATILDLSAKSVETYRSRLMKKLNITNIPTLVKFALQQGITPTS
- a CDS encoding PAS domain-containing sensor histidine kinase, whose translation is MGHLHRDYKNLRPEKRVALIYLIISIVWILFSDAAVFLLPDRGFRLALHTLKGWLFVSTSAVVIYYLMRHYVAQMKKAWQEALASEERLNLVLQSVNDGVWDWDLRTGLAYLSPKYYEIVGYSPGQITPDRQFFLSLIHPDDRPQVNEVIDRHLQRETADYRAEFRMIAGDGQDKWVLTRGRVVERDPDGQPLRMLGTISDISERKRIELTLQESENRYRTVVEDQTEVICRFLPDGTFIFANEVYCRLFDKTPEELIGNRWQPSAHPDDIPAIEAQLRAMSPANPIVVIENRAYVASGELRWMQFANRGFYDDQGQLREIQSVGRDITDRKKIEETIRRYIQRLLEQEEEIRKKLASELHDQICQDLTALGLDIAMITRLLPDEARNGLADRIKDTQAFLEEIIRSVRDIMAELRPPVLDYFGLAAALNWHAEIFTKRTGLAVELDLADNLERMAPEKELALLRIAQEAMNNASKYAAATTLRLSLARKDGTIRMSVSDNGIGFDVGQELQRLGNSGWGLTIMQERAQSINGHFAMDSAPGRGTTVRVMLKEEA
- a CDS encoding PAS domain-containing sensor histidine kinase translates to MRPLSLFKKLLIALFLLSLLPLGLSSGILFLKLKDTGSSLSEQISTAVDRQASENLEMRARQIAADISDFLIECEADVRLAAALSGSPQGLRAFYDNRQGVVWYRTGTRANPREVREEIPRYRSIELIADDGRQQLVIKEGKLLPQAQLADVSDPAQTEFRSETYFRDSAQLKPGEIHVSHLTGFHVSKEEQLAGAKEPEEAVGGKEYRGVIRFCAPLFAADGRRTGLIVLSLDHRHLMEFTQHVLPGKVGETVFPSYRSGNYAFMFDDEGWMITHPKFWDIRGVDRNGILVPPYSATSSKADIETGRIPYNLDHAGFIHPNYPVVASLARQQKSGFVDVTNVGGARKVMAFAPIPYRSGVYQKSGIFGGVTIGFQTDLFHEPARTAMGIIANRLREHLTESAFILITTCLFAVAAAWLISRGVTHPLSLLTTQARSIAEGNSSKRVEVKTRDELGELAEDFNRMADELESRNSSLMDTLSQLQHSRTEIIEERDFKESILESISSGILAFSPSGILISINRNGSKMIGMNDGPGAHFQDIFRTMPAISARIEQTLHSKSGYGRLPVTIDTNGSTRHLDVGIFPIGPEASRGLTVTMRDETEKERMREEMTRMDRLASLGKISAGIAHEIRNPLTGITLLLDDLHDRPGLDPNTQLMIGHALTETERVERLISSLLSYSSPPRASFVRSDLNAAVQEGLVLFRKACEKQGVELTASCQPIPLFPFDADQVRQLLLNLLGNALEAVAPGGRITIGTFCTADCAGITVADTGPGIPEEDIPRLFEPFFTRKSAGTGLGLSIVQRIVEEHHGNIRIESKVGQGTVFTVELAMGWPDC